From Solibaculum mannosilyticum:
TCCAGTTGAACCAGCGCGTTGCGGAAGGCCCTCGATAGTGGGTCTACAAATTCCCTTCGGCTGTGAAGCAGTTCCACGATATAAAGCTCCCATGTGTAGTGGGGTCCCCGCTGTTTCTTCCACAGCGGATAATACGCCCTCTCTGCTCGGAACATCAGAAACTCTACGATTGAGATACAGTTCTCGAAGGAATAGAGCTTTGCCATATGGAGCATCCCGGCGCTGTCATAACGCGCTACGGGAAAGTCCACTTCTGCCTCTGACAATGTAAAGTCAAATGCGGAGGCCGGGAAAGCCATCACAGTGTTGAACAGCACCCTTTGAGCTGCCAGGAGCAATGTTTTTTCTCGCCGCAAAAAGGAGATATATTCCTCCCATGTGAGGTCGGCCCAAAACCCGTCCACATCGCTTTTCTTTTTCCAAGTGAACAGCGTGTCCTCCACCCGGTAGGTTAAATAGGTCAGGTACCCGTATGTTGTTTCTTCATCATACAGCTTTGCGTACATGCCGGTACGAAGGATTTGTTCTACCAGCTCTTCATTTTGATCCCAGTCCATTGTTCCACCTGATCTGTCATTTTTAGCCCAATTAAAAATTCAGGAAATCAAGCCCGGCGGCCGTTGACATTGCAATTACTTCATTTGGGTTGTTCTGCAATTCCACCTCCGTCCCCAGTGCGCTCATCAACAGGCCGAAGGTATCGTGCATCCCCAGCTGATTCTGCATATTGTATGTGGCGGCGTACTCCGGAAAATAGGCCCAGATATAGTTCATCAATGCGGGGTAGTTGATTAGGCCGCCAGTCCTTAACTCCTCGTACTGCCCCCATAGTTCAAACAAGGCGAGACTGCTGGCCCGCTTGGAAAAGAACAGATACCCCAAGGTATTGTCAATTCCTTCCCGTACATCCTCTTCGGACTGCTCCGATTGCTTCAATACGGTTTCCGAGAAGTCGCAGTTCCAAATAGGATAGCAGACAGCGAGGACTTCCTCTCCTGTACCTGTTTCGATCCAGAAGACGCCGTTCATCAGCGGCTTGTAGCGTGCAGTACGGCCCCGCGGCGTGGCAAGGGGCGCCGGGTAGGGCCCAAAGTATTCCGGATGATACTCCATATTGAAAAAAGCAACATCACGAAGCGAGGTTTGTCCGTCTGCGTACATTCCGTGCCGGACCTGATACCGATAGATCTCATACTCAATAATTTTATACCCATGTCGTTCCTCCGCAAACGGATAGAGCAGCACACGGGAGTCCTCTTCCGACATTCTTCCGTATGCCATAGCCTCTTTTGATATGGCTGGCGAGGAGCGTTCCACCACATAGTATTCGTCCGCTAAAAACCTGCCGTCCTGTTTCCGGGCCGCGATATAGTAGACGCCGGGGCACTCCTGACATGCCCTTACTATTTCACCAACTGTGTCGTCTAAACAGAACGGCAGCCTCTCCGGGGGTGATTCTCTTTCTCGATCCATGCGTTTCTCTCTTTTCCCGTGTGGCGTTTTACTCAATTATAACACCATTAAAGTGCTATTGCATAAAAAAGCACACCACGCGCACCCTAATGTCACACCACAAAAGTGTACCATGAGGGAAATGGTGGTGGAGGAATCGTATATGGAGATGGACTTTATTAGAAACCGTATTACAGAGTTACGGGTAAAAAAGGGGATTTCCGAGTATCAGTTAAGCTATGATTTAGGGCATAGCAAGAACTATATTCATAACATTGTAACGGGAGTTTCCCAAACAAAAGGATATTAAGGAATAACCTGTGTTTACCTGCTTGCGAATAAAAAAA
This genomic window contains:
- a CDS encoding helix-turn-helix domain-containing protein; the encoded protein is MEMDFIRNRITELRVKKGISEYQLSYDLGHSKNYIHNIVTGVSQTKGY